From Pan troglodytes isolate AG18354 chromosome 1, NHGRI_mPanTro3-v2.0_pri, whole genome shotgun sequence:
AAGGTAGATCTTTTTAAGATGGATCTGGCCGCATGTGAAGGAGATACTACTCTCTTCTCCAAGATATTagaaagtattttcatgtttctttttcaatGCCTGAAGGAATATCTAATAGTATACATTGTGAAGGAAATGTAAGGAAATACAGGGAATGACTTTTGTCTTAGTAAACTCACACTCCAATTGGGGTAGCTTAATTTCCTTATGGAAGGAATGAGGAAAACTTGAAATGAGTAATTGAAAAACAAATGATGGGACTAAATTGAACTCGCTGGATTGAGTTGCTTCTTAAGGCTGTGTCTCGTTTCTCTTTGCATCATTAGTACTTAGGACCATGCATAATTCTAAGGAGGAACAGTATGTGTGTTTTGAAACTTTTGAATATTCCTCAAGTTTctaattttaacctttttttggtGTTGAAAACTACAATACTAAATACCGTTTGGgccatgactcagcctcctgtgtaaaATCATCATTCTTCTGTTAAgacagaaaattatatttttctgtttgacTTTATCGGAAGCATTTATACTTGCTTTTATTGGGATTGTCTTTTGAGTTCGTGCATTGTTCCCTGTCAAAGTGTATTTTATAAGTGAATCTATctagtgtgtttgtgtgtgcgtgtatacatacagtcatgtgttgcttagcaatggggatatgttctgaaaaCTGCATCCTTAGGCAATTTCATAGTtatgtgaacatcacagagtatactcacacaaacctagatggtatagccttctatacacctaggctatatggcatagccttttcttcctaggctacaaatctgtgcagcatgttactgcaTTGGATACAATAGGCAAtcgtaacacaatggtaagtatttgtgtatctaaacatatctaaatgtagaaaaggtacagtaaaaatacggtTTTATAATCTTAGGGTCCCACTGTTTATGTGATCTTTCGTTGgctgaaacatcattatgtggtgcatgactgtatatgaGTGATGTTATGTCAGATGCATCAGGTCTACCTATAATGAGTTATatcttttgaaatgttttctttagaaCAGTATGGCATCCTGTCACTTATGGTTTTTTAGTGTTTTCAGGCAGGAAAAAAGGATAGATTTAGTGTAACCATGTATCTTGGTTTGTCCAGTTAACTCCCAGTTTATGCCTTTTGTTTCTGCATGACTATTAATAGAGCCCTTTCTGTGTTCAAAACATAAATTCTGTGGTTGCTTTAATTAAGGCATGTCAAAATTTGGAACCAGTGTTGAAAACGGCACATTGATGCTATGATCTGACTCTACTGTTACCTCCTATTCTTTTTGGAAGGTCCTTCAATGCAAACTGTTACCTTCCTGTGCTATTCAGTGAGTCATTAGCTTCCCAAGTCTCTGTAGAATGTCTTCATATTTCCTGGTAGGTTTATACACTGAAATTGTATGGAGAATATTTCTATGTTCGCATTTTTTTGGGGGAGATGAGTTACTATTTTTTCTTACACCAAAGTTGTCTGAGACATcccaaaaaataagaaatcactTCAGTTTCTTTAGTAGACTGCAAGTAAACCAATAATTTAGTAAAGTTGttctttttaaagtgtatttcctgtgctgtttttctttgcttcctATTAAAAGACTAGATTATAATAAATAGGCTGCATGTTATCAGTGGCATTGTCATACCGTATGGTTCTATAAACCCTCATCCTTCCCTATACTTTGCTCATCATAAGATTTGAAGTAGTATAAATAAAACTTGATTAGCTTGTAATTTAGTATTctgaaaggtatttttaaaaatttctatttaatgCAGTTAGAGTAACTTGTAAGCTATTAGGAATTACTTATTCTtaccttaattttcttttcttttcaggaaTTTAGTGGTTATGTTCAACAAGTAAAATATGCAATGACAAGAATAAAAGCTGCCATGCCAAGAATCTATGAGCTCGCAGCTGGAGGCACTGCTGTTGGTACAGGTTTAAATACTAGAATTGGCTTTGCAGAAAAGGTTGCTGCAAAAGTGGCTGCACTTACAGGTTAGTGATCACGtgaattatttctcattttcatttctcattatACCTGGTCTGTACATTTTCTGAGTGTTCCTGTCTTGAATTCTTGTGAATTTAAAGTTAGAAATGATATTTTTCCATCAAACATGTGTTTTAAGTATGTTTCTGAAGTTATAATGTtaattatttgccttttaaaaaatgttccatATAGGAGTTTATACAGCATGCCATTAAAATCTACCAGTGTTAGCTTTGTTTACTAGTTAGTTTTCAATTAATTTCCCTTTAAAGTTTTGAATAGCAGTTTTCAAAATAGGCAGAAAAAACTGAGTGTTGAGTAAGTTATTTGAATAGTAAATATGTTGTAGAcagacttaatttcttttttttcctattatgtcATGCTGTGATAATTCTTTGAATTATTGACCTTTTTGAACCATGTCTTTCCTTTAGTAGAGAGAGTACTATACTTTAGATAATGATAACTATTATTAGGGCCAAGTTGTCATCTTCAGAAAACTCTCATTAAGATGCAGATGTTACCAGACAGTTAGGGTAGAGATAAGTATACACTGCACATGATAGCTTACCAGCCGATTTGTCTTTAAACCatgttttaaaatggtaaaagtaGAGTTTGGCAAAATGTAGATTTTAGGGTTTGGCAAATgtagatttataaaatttttaacatgGGGGTTAACTGAGAACATCTAACTCATTTTAGCACCCTGTTTTTATAGGGGATCTTGTGGGCTCCTGGCTAGGGGAGAGGATGAAGCACAGTAAAGTGgacaaagaaactttaaaaaattgtattaggggccggacatggtggctcacacctgtaatcctagcactttgggaggccaaggtgggcagatcacttgagggcaggagttcgagaccagcctggtcaacatggcgaaaccctgtctctagtaaaaatttaaaaaaattagccgggcatggtggcgggcgcctgtaaccccagctactcgggaggctgaggcaggagaattgcttgaaccctggaggaggaggttgcaatgagccaagatcgtaccactgccctccagcctggctagcagagcaagactctgtctcaaaaaaaaaaaaaaagaaaaaaggtattaGGAAAGGAGTGTGGTATAAACTAGAATGAATTCCCATATACTTTTTACTCAAGCATAGTCAGGCATCATATACGTGTGTTTGCAGTAggattgtgttttttctttcagtacattTATCGTACTtgttatttcatctttttaaaatgtagtgcCTGGCTAAGCACAGTGGAATtacactcctgtaattccagcacttcaggagaccaaggtgggtggatcgctagagcctaggagtttgagaccagcctgggcaacatggcgaaaccccatctctactaaaaattaaagagttagctgggcatggtggtgtgcacctgtagtcttagctactctggaggctgaggtgggaggattgcctgagccatggaggttgaggctacagtgagctgtgattgagccacactgccctctagcctgggcagcagagtgagaccctgtctgaaaaaacttaaaaaatgtaatacCAGATTCTTTCTACTCCTTTAggacttcttttaaaaatgtagacaaaATTTGAGTCTtaagtaaacatttttttctgaagtaaaatttttattttttcgtaTATTGGAACTTTCTGTTTCACTTGCTAATGGTAGAAAAATGTTTAGTTTAACTTGTTCACCCATctaggatatttttcttttctttaggctTGCCTTTTGTCACTGCTCCAAATAAATTTGAAGCTCTGGCTGCTCATGACGCTCTGGTTGAGCTCAGTGGATCCATGAACACTACTGCCTGCAGTCTGATGAAGATAGCAAATGATATTCGATTTTTGGGTTCTGGTCCTCGGTCAGGTCTGGGAGAACTGATCTTGCCTGAAAATGAACCGGGAAGCAGTATCATGCCAGGtaatcacatagctagtaaatgtTGGAGCTAAAACTTGACTAGGTCCTAGGCATTCTTAGCTATGGACCATGTCTCTCTTTGTTTAAAGTTATCCCAAAGCTGGATGCGCAAGGCGCACTGTTCCAGCATGTCTGTGGTCCTCTGGTCAGGACTGCTGGGCGCGTCACCTGACAAGATAGGAAAAAAGAATCTGACTTAGCAGCAAGTATTTTGAATCCCACATTAGAAAATGTAGAACAGGCTGTTAAAGTGATCAGCATGGGTTGAATAAAAAGAAGTCATACCAAACttcacttatttcattttttgcatTGCGTTATATGGCTGTTAGATATAGCAAGTGACACAACCGTGTATGTCTGGATTTCAGCAAGTCATTTGATAGATTCGCATGATAGTCATTGATTCCAGTGGAGAAGCGTGGGCAGTGCTGGCAGATGAATGTAGCTGGGTGAACAGTGACATTTCAGAAGTGACTAATGAAGTGACTTCAGTCTAGAAGAATATATTGGTAACAAGCTGAAGGGCTCTGCCCTTCAACACTTTACTGGTGACTGAGGGTGAAGGAAGAGAATACATGCTAATCATATTAGCAGTTAACAAAGTTGGGATAGCAATACTGTGGATGACAGAACTGAGATCCATAAAGACCATTGTAGCTTGGGCTAAAACTGACAATGTAACTTTTAATAGTTAAAAAGAAAGGCCTGGCTCTAGATTTTTATGAAAGTTATGGGTCTGTAGAATAAGAAgagatgaaattttattttaaagtacttCATGTTGAAAAATGACATAAGGGTTTAGTTGATTGCAAATCCAGGGTGATtgccaaaagaaagagaaatggggaGTCACAGATAAAGGCAATAATCCACCCAATAATCTTTCCAGTGTGTTAACTTGTACTGCTCAGAGGAATCTGGGTTGTTTGATTCAAACTTGGAGCTTGTCCGAGGAGTGTGAGCAGGGTAGTGGGGTTCCAGAGACTCACGTGATAAATAGGAAAATTGTAGCTTAGCATCACCTTCCCCTAGGAAGCCTCCCATGCGTTAGTGAAGGGTCGCTTTTATAAGTGTTCTGATAGCAGCATGCACTTCTCTGTATTTACCCCTTATAATTGCCAGCTCTTTCTCCCTAGCCTCCAAGTTCTGTGAGGGCAGGGCCTGCATCTTTCTTATTCAGTGTTGTATATTGAGTGCCTGGCTGCATAAATATGTATAGAATGAATGAAAATCATGAAGGCGGAGAACTATATTTAATGTGTAGTTGTGGCTACTTGTTAGCCTTTGAATGATTCATTTTGTGGCTAGCCATCCCGCCTTCCTTGGTTGGTTTGTTTCATTAAATTACACTGATGGTTGGGCCTTGCTTTATTGTATATCTTACTCTATTTAGTGAAATTAGATTTCTTTATTctcctgattatttgcataaattcTAGTCTTTACTCTGTCATTGGTGGTTTTCTTGAAGGCAAGGTGAACCCTACTCAGTGTGAAGCAATGACCATGGTTGCAGCCCAAGTCATGGGGAACCATGTTGCTGTCACTGTCGGAGGCAGCAATGGACATTTTGAGTTGAATGTTTTCAAGCCAATGATGGTAAGctttaaatctgatttttaatgttttttgacCAAAGGCTTATTATCTTGGTTTTGTATTTCATAAAGACTTCTAGTGATTCCACATTGGGTAGTTGGGTGACATAAGTAGCAGTTGGAAGTCAAGCATTTATTAAGTTACCAGAATAATCCTAGATAATAGAAATTAGTTGACTTTTAACCTAAGCAATTTGATGTTTTTTTAATAGCccgtttaagaaaaataaaacgccTCCCTACAAGCCTGTCTCCTTCTCATGCTGCTGCTTTCTTCTTCAAATTCAGTCTTCTTGAAAGGATAACACATACTCACTTTCATTTATGCTGTAGTCACCACAGCCCAGCATGGCCCCCTCCACGCTTGAATTATTCTCCCATTCATTGGTGACTACCTCAGTCCAGCTGGCATTGCGCAGTTAGTTCTTCCCTTACTAATAGTTGATGTTGACTGTCCCTCCTTGAAACATTCTTCATCCCTGCTttcttgaacattttttcacCAGTTCTCCTTCTGCCCCCTGTCAGACTTTCTTTCATTGTCTGGCTTTACCTTTCCACATACTTGAAAACATTGTGTCCACCCaaactgttctttttctttcgtCTTTACAGAGGTTAGATGGATCACGTCATTTCtcatcagtttcctcagctgcagATAGTGGAGCTGTTGCCATAATTTAGAGTCCTTCATTTGGACAAAGTGTTATAGCTAAAGTAGAGTAGGGGCTTACTTTCTCTTGGAATCTCTtgtaaattctaattttaattttataagaatatgCAAATGACAAATATagagtatatttaatatattcactaaatatttattgagtaccattTTCTATCAGGCACTGTACTGGATGCATAATAGAGATAGAGCAATGAAAAGACAGATTTCTTGCTCTCATGGAATGTGTATTCTAGTGGTAAATAAAAACACAGGCCAGAGCAGAACTCAGACTGTTAAAATTTTGCTCTCAGGTCCGATTCCAAACAGTTAACACGAGATACCCAGCATTTATAGGTGCATAACAATAAATGCcttgttaatctttttaaaattttatttttaatgtaaaataaagataatcaaTATTTGCCTTATTACAAGGTCATTAGTAGCAAATTAAAACTTAGATTATATGTCTTAGAGTCCATTGTTGGAAGTCTAGTTTTCAGACTGGAGTTTTAGACCAGAGGATATTAGGATGTGGATATATCTTAATAAATATTGGAAATGTTgccaaaaaaagccaaaacaaactAATTGATTTTatactgtttttaatattatatgaaaagttattttacagTGACTGGAGTATTTGTTAAAgcatagaaaacctagaaattTGGTGATCATTAGATTTTGCCCTGACTTTACTAATTGCCTCACACTCATGCTGAACTTTCGAACCTCTGCATCTTTGCTCCTCTTCCTTCTGCGTGGaagattctttttccttctctggccAAGTCCTCTCCATAAAATAGGATTTCACCAGTTCCGACAAGTGGagttaatttctctttctctatggTCTCTAACACTTCAGACCTCTGTTTTAAATACTTGCTATGGGctattttgtgttttagtcatttatatttatgtctttttcaCCTTTTTTAGATTTCTGTGCCTTCAAATGTTCATGCTTTCTTTCACATTTGTTTCCTTGGTTATAGTGCCTTAAAATTTGTAGAAGATCTATATGTTTATtgaattgtatatttactgtcaaCCAGAAAATAATATGTTATTGGACAAAAAACATGTTGCCTTAgtaatgtctctctctctctctctctctctcactctcactcacTCAAAGATTAAAAATGTGTTACACTCAGCCAGGCTGCTGGGGGatgcttcagtttcctttacAGAAAACTGCGTGGTGGGAATCCAGGCCAATACAGAAAGGATCAACAAGCTGATGAATGAGTCTCTAATGTTGGTGACAGCTCTCAATCCTCATATAGGTAAGTGTTTAAGGAATAATAATATCATTTTGAATGcaaaattaaaaagctaaaacatttttaagagacAAGTGGATCAGTGTTTGAGAACAGCAAATTTCTTTTGAATATGGTTTTAgtaaaatctcaaaatatttgaaattgtgTGGAAAGGTACTATATAACTTGTATGGTGTCATAGTTCTTTCAAAACTAGATCTATTATGCctcattttatttgaaatgtatcGAGAAGTAGTAGTTcaaacttattttaattttaatggaatTCAGACGCCAAATATTCTATGCAGACCGTTGGGGAAGGTTATTTGTAAGACCTTCAGTGGGTAATGTCACTAGGTGGCACTGCTGATTAGCAACATTGAATGAACTCATTTTTCTACCTTCCCTAGATCTCTACAAtgctttaattttgttgttttattcaattcagaaatggaaagttacaattaaaagaaaaagtttatgtATTCATTGCTTATAGTGAAAGgggaaggaaaatgcaaatattttgtctaaaACCATGCTATTGTATTATAAGTCTTTTTTGGAactgtaaatatttcattatgtagaATCAAACATACAGATTTGGGTAGTAGACTGACCATAGAGATCCCCATTAAATAAACTGTTTACACTTTTGTAGATTTTGAGGCATTATGTTGCATTATATTATGATGTGTTAAAAGCCTTTTACCCATTCTTCCTTTCTGCTAAGCAGAGGTTAATATATTTTCTGCCTTTCTATTATAGAACAAGTTATGATTCACTTATTTGGCATAATATGGCTACTGCTTCTTCTATAATCTTGAACTTTCAAGACAAATTTTATATTCCTTGTTTCACATCAAgctataatttcagtttttttaaattagagctCATTTGACTCTTTTAGGTAGCTCTGAGCCCAGTATGATATCAGTTTTTTGGTATGGCATTGAGATTGGTAATAATGTTTGATCCATTTAAAATTATGGTACATCAACTACATCTGGAAAAATACAAAGGGGAACCCAGAGGCTCGTGTGAGCAGTTTTCATCAGATCTTTACTTCAGAATGTGTTACCAAAACTTTTAAATTAGAGGTGTCTCCTAAAGTTGAATGATTGGTAAATCTTTATTGGAATCAACTTATTGTGACATAAAAAGAATTGTTAGAGGCCATATGAGAATGAGATGGGTCAACACCACCTCACTAGTCGACTTGGTGTGAGCCTTACAACCCTCTGAATCATGGGTTCCCTATATTCTCATTATGTACCAGGCTGGTTGCCGATAGTGTCTTGTTGGACTTGACAGCTGAAATGCTTAGACTTTAAAgccattattaaaataaaagtactgGATATATATTGATCTCAAGAGTTTAACATGCAAATTCTTTTTCAAAGCATTTCTGCTTTAAGAAAGATGCCCTTTTCAGTAAATGGCATCAATAAATGCCCTTTCAGATCAATAAATGCCCTTTTCAACATATTTAGCATTCACAAATTCAGTTAAGTAATAAAAGTAACTATGCCCATGCTTTCTTTTATAGCTGATTAATAATTGCATATTGACACATGCCATCTTGTTGATGATGTATACCGCCTCAGCAAGCTTCTTCCTTTTGGTCATATTTCTctgatcttgttttttttctcccgcattggtttcattttcattcctgctttttcttcttgactttatatatatatatatatatatatatgttaagacAGCTTGCAGAACTGCCCTGCCCCCacttttattaatttgaaaagcaaataaCTCTGAAGTAAACAGTATGCCTGTGATCTTTTGTGCAGTCTGTATTTCTGCCCAGACTCCCTATTTGTGTCCCTGTAATATCTGGGAGGAGGCCAGGGTATAGAAGCCATTGCAGTGGAGAGCCACATAGAGAAGAGCCATTGGAAGCAGCTCTGGAGGCACCTCTCCCcaggccctgcctgcctctgccttacTGCGAGGACTTCTCCCCTCTCAGAGCCACTCACCACAGTTGCCAGACGTGCAGTGCTTTATTTTCTGCTGGACTGGAGCATTTAGCTTGTTAATGTTTCTTTAGAAAGATAATTGTTTCTAGTTAAACATGTTGTTTGAAAAATATACCCAgatgtatatttttatgtcatGGTGctataatttctacttttttcccCTTCAAAATATCTAAGTTAGTGGAAAATTTCAACTTAGGAACAAATCTGTTGGAGAAAGTGAGGTACGTTTAAGTGTTTATTTCTTAAGGAAAGTAAATGTTCTATGTAAAAAATGATTATTGAGATAATCACTGttaactaatttaaaaacaaaaaatgtcattTAAGAGGCCCATATAGCATCAATATCAAGTAAACAATTATGTCACCTTTTGCTTTAGGAAACCAAATATCACTACTAACCCATATGtcgtctttttattttttcttcagggTATGACAAGGCAGCAAAGATCGCTAAGACAGCACACAAAAACGGATCAACCTTAAAGGAAACTGCTATCAAACTTGGCTATCTCACAGCAGAGCAGTTTGACGAATGGGTAAAACCTAAGGACATGCTGGGTCCAAAGTGATTTACataaatttataatgaaaataaacatgtataaaatttaaaaaaacagactcCCATTTCTTAAAAACAGATAAGTTTGAAAGGAAACTGCTATTGAACTGAAGCATCTCTAGCAGAGCAATTTGATCAGTATATAAAACCCTAGGATGTGCTAGGTCTAAGGTGGATTaaacaagtataaaataaaatacatttataaaataaaaaggaaaacagacttaaattttctcctatgttaatTGACTTGTATTATAGTTGAATCTATGATATTTGTGCATGTTGTCTTTGTGACTTCATAAGTTACCAATTTCTAAAGGGTTTTAATTTTGGAGGTTATTGGTGGTTTAAAAAATTGCCCGATTATATCTTATTATCTCATTCCCAAACTATGTCCTTAgccatcttttattttcctttgatttgGAGACACAGTGACCAAGCCCTTTTGAGTGgggatgtgtatatgtgtgtgtgtgtgtgtgcacgcacgtgtgtgtgtgtgatggaataGGTTAAGAAAATTGGGACATACATATCCTGTGTGTTAAACACACACCTATCCCTCCAACCTTGTTTCTGTTACCACAGAGGGACCAgatcaaggccaggcatggtgggtcaggGACACCGACTTTAGGAGACTGcgctttgggaaactgaggcagaaagatcatttgagcctaggagtttgagaccagcctgggcagcataatgagatccctatctctacaaaaaaataaaacaaaaattaggcaggcttggtagtgtgtgcctgtaatcccagctactcaggaagctaaggtggtaggattccttgagcccaggaagttgaggctgcagtgagccaagattgcacccctacactccagcctaggtgacagagtgagaccctgtctcaaaagaaaaaaaacaacaaaaagactgGGTTAAGAATGACAGGACAAGGGTTAGAAAGATAAAGGGAGCAGGCAGGAagatgggaaggaaaggaaagatgtcCTGAAAGTGAGTCTTGTTCATCATCTCAAGTGCTGAGATTCTTTAGCAGAAATTCATTTGAAACAACCTTAGGGGATTTTGAATTAGCAGTTATAGGGAGATGCAGAATAGGGTGACCCAAATCCAAAGCTAAGGAATGTATTTAAAATAGAGCCAACCTCTACTATGCAGGGAGTCGGAACAggcatttggtttattttttcttctacctcGTGTAATAAATAACAGGATCATAAGAGGAACTCTCATTAACTAAAACATCTCATCTGTAAGTATTACTCTATcaggtacattttaaaaaatgggatatTTACCCCCTAATATTCTTGGGAAATCAGTCACATTAACACCAACTCCTCTGTCATAGTTTGAAGTAGTTGCTTTATATAGAATTtaaaagtgtaatttaaaaagttCTAGAAACATTGTGATGAAagatgaaatttatatttttctaatttcttaagcGTGAATGGTCACTATTAAAAGGCTGttcaaactttaaaaactgaACTATAGAGAACCTATAGGATCTACTTTTTAGCTCATGCAATACTGTTTCTGCCAGTGTTTTTCAGAGGGCGATGCGATGATGCTTGTGTAGCTTGCTTTAAAACAAAGCATGCTTTCCGTTGGCACattctgtttggttttttttagaaaaagatttttattggaaaataaaatcaattagaCTGCATAGCTATGCCTGGACCCCAACAACCAAACTGGCAACTGATCTGTAGTTGTGAAACAATTTATCCACTATGATGCTGAATGTTTTGCCTTAGCAGGCATTCTCAGTCTAAATAGGCTGTCATTTGAGGGTCACGAGAGACACAGTGACTTATGTAATAAAGATTACGGCAGATCAAGTTCCTAGCCTCAGACAGTCTTTGCACAGCTGTCTGATGTATCCCAGCATATTATAGGGCATCTTGGAATCCTTTGAGTTGGCAGTCATCTTTGTGTGATGTTAGTGAAGTGAAACCGCTTTATGATGCAATCTAAATAAGGCTTGTAGAATTCCCTGTTGGAGGGTTGTTCCGAAAGTCAACTTCCATGTTTTTTCACTAGGGGCAATTTTGtctcccaggggacatttggcaatgtctggagacatgttTGGTTGTCATCACAGAGGAGGAGGGTGCTACTGGCTCTAATTGGGCAGAAGCCAGAGATGCCG
This genomic window contains:
- the FH gene encoding fumarate hydratase, mitochondrial (The RefSeq protein has 1 substitution compared to this genomic sequence), which gives rise to MYRALRLLARSRPLVRAPAAALASAPGLGGAAVPSFWPPNAARMASQNSFRIEYDTFGELKVPNDKYYGAQTVRSTMNFKIGGVTERMPTPVIKAFGILKRAAAEVNQDYGLDPKIANAIMKAADEVAEGKLNDHFPLVVWQTGSGTQTNMNVNEVISNRAIEMLGGELGSKIPVHPNDHVNKSQSSNDTFPTAMHIAAAIEVHEVLLPGLQKLHDALDAKSKEFAQIIKIGRTHTQDAVPLTLGQEFSGYVQQVKYAMTRIKAAMPRIYELAAGGTAVGTGLNTRIGFAEKVAAKVAALTGLPFVTAPNKFEALAAHDALVELSGSMNTTACSLMKIANDIRFLGSGPRSGLGELILPENEPGSSIMPGKVNPTQCEAMTMVAAQVMGNHVAVTVGGSNGHFELNVFKPMMIKNVLHSARLLGDASVSFTENCVVGIQANTERINKLMNESLMLVTALNPHIGYDKAAKIAKTAHKNGSTLKETAIKLGYLTAEQFDEWVKPKDMLGPK
- the FH gene encoding fumarate hydratase, mitochondrial isoform X1 gives rise to the protein MNFKIGGVTERMPTPVIKAFGILKRAAAEVNQDYGLDPKIANAIMKAADEVAEGKLNDHFPLVVWQTGSGTQTNMNVNEVISNRAIEMLGGELGSKIPVHPNDHVNKSQSSNDTFPTAMHIAAAIEVHEVLLPGLQKLHDALDAKSKEFAQIIKIGRTHTQDAVPLTLGQEFSGYVQQVKYAMTRIKAAMPRIYELAAGGTAVGTGLNTRIGFAEKVAAKVAALTGLPFVTAPNKFEALAAHDALVELSGSMNTTACSLMKIANDIRFLGSGPRSGLGELILPENEPGSSIMPGKVNPTQCEAMTMVAAQVMGNHVAVTVGGSNGHFELNVFKPMMIKNVLHSARLLGDASVSFTENCVVGIQANTERINKLMNESLMLVTALNPHIGYDKAAKIAKTAHKNGSTLKETAIKLGYLTAEQFDEWVKPKDMLGPK